The region CCGCGTAAACGGCAGACGGCCTAGCCTTCAGCGTAACGTCGGCTTCGTAGCTCTTGGCACGCATGACGTCCTCAAAGGCAAACCGTTCGCAGGCCGAGTTACTTATTATTCAAGTAAATGCTTTAATGTCAATTATCCCGCAATTGCCGCGCAGCCGATGCATAGCCGCCGCCGGCACCGTCGACGAAGTGCATGTGATCGGCGCTGAACGCCGACGGCACAACACAGGTCATGAGCGCCTGGTCCTGGGTGTGCAGGCCATAGCGAACCGTGCCGTCGGCCGAGGCCGCGTCCAGGAGGTGGCGCAGCGCGGCGATCGTTTCGTCCGAGCAATCGACGGTCATCATCAACGCATCGTCAAACTTGCGGAAATCCGTGTTCTCCGCGATCTCACGGCGGTAGCTGTTCGGGTCGAAGCGGCCCACGCGCCGGCCGGCCTTGAACAGGAGCCACATCAAGGCAGCCGAAACGACAACGCGCACGCGCCGGCGCCACGGCGGCAGGTTGTTATGGGCGACCTGGGATTGCAGCGCGATGGCCGCCGACGGCCAACGCACATTGGGACCGGCATCGGGTACCGGGTTGAGCGAGCCGGCCCGCTCCAAGATCGCGACCACCGCCGTCGTCAATGTGCGGAAGCGCGCATCGCCGGGTGCGGCCGCCGGCTTGACGATCAATGAGACGATCTGGCCGCGCTGGGATCGAATGGGGCCCCACTGACAGGAAAGACCGGTCAGGTCCGGCTCACCGACGCCGTCGGCAACATGGTTGATCGATACCTCACCCTTCTTCAGCCGAGCCTCAAGCCACTCCAGACCGCCGCCGGTGAACATCGCGTAGCGCACGTGATCGGAGGCCTGCCAGAACGCGACCCGCACATCGGTGCCGTTCGTCCGCGCATCGGTGACGGGCTCCAGACCGACCCTAAGCCGAAGCCCGACATCGCGTTCCACCCCCGCGGCGACCCGCGCAAGTGCGTCGGCCGCGGCCGACGCCTGGTCGGCCCGCACGGCAAAGCGCGCGCCGTCGCCGCCAAAAACGAAGAGCGAGAGATCGCCATCCAGGGCGTTGGAGAGCGCGCTGATGGTCGCCGCGCCGGCCAGATTGACCGCCTTATAGCGGCCGTCGCGTATGGCGCCGGCCGAATCGACGACATCGGAGACGCCGATGTGCCAGTCGTCGGGCAGCGGTACGAACTGGGTGGGATCGGCTACCTCGCCAAAATCGCCGAGCTCCGGAATGGTCTCAATCCACGCGTCCTTCAAAAACGAACTCCCAGAAAACGCCTTCAGAAAAAGGCTCCATAACAAGTCCTTGGGACCATACGCGATAACGTCGGGAACAAGATGACTTGGCAAACGCAGCGCCGAAGAAAAACACCGCATCTCACCCCTTACCGCCGCAGGAGGCCCGCCATCTCCTGGTTGCCCGATGGACGCTCAACGATGACATGGCGCGGTTTTTCTAGGCTGGCTCCTGCGGGCGGCTCGCTCCCCTTCGCTGCAGTAAGTGGGAAAGGGCCGGCCACCAAGTCGTTGGCGGGGTCTAGGGATCGGTGCCGCTCGCCCGGTAGCGCAGGAAGAAGACGCGCGTATCGCCGTAGCGGCGTTCGTCAATGATTTGAAAGCCGGACGGCGTGTCGAACCGCGCTTTCTCGGCCTGTTCGACGACGACGAGCGCGTCATTGGCCAGCCAGCCGCCGTCGCGCAGGGCTTCCAGCGCGGGCCGCGCATCGTCGGACCGGTAGGGCGGGTCCAGGAACGCCAGGTCGACGGGATCGCGCGGGCGTGGCATCGGCTGCGTCGCATCGTTGCGCAGCAGCGTTACGTTGGTGGTTTCATCAAGCGCCTCCACGTTACGGCGCGCGGCGTCCAAGGCCTTGGCGTTGTTGTCGACCAGCACCGCATGCGCAGCGCCACGCGAGAGAGCCTCCAACCCCAGCGCGCCGGTGCCGCAGAAGATGTCGGCGACGCGGGCGTCCTCCATACCGCGCCATCTCAAGCCATGCTCGATTATGTTGAAGACGGCCTCGCGGACGCGGTCGCTGGTCGGCCGGGTGTCGCGGCCCTCCGGCGCGGCCAGACGCCGGCCCTTATGACGCCCGGCGACGATACGCATCGATACGATCGTGCCATTGGGCGCCCAACTGCTCGCGCAGGGTCTTCGCCGGCACCTCGTCAAAACCGCCCTTGGGCAGGCTGCCCAGTTGGAACGGGCCATAGGCGGTCCTGAGCAGCCGGTTCACCTTGAGGCCCAGCGCCTCCATGACGCGCCGGATCTCGCGGTTCTTGCCCTCGCGCAAGGTGACGGTGAGCCACGCGTTGGCGCCTTGCTGGCTGTCGATCTTGGCCTCGATCGGCCCATAGGTGACGCCCTCGACGGTCATGCCCTTGGCGAGCTTCGCCACCATCGCCTTGGTCGGCGTGCCGAACACGCGCACCCGGTAACGCCGCGCCCAGCCGGTCGCCGGCAGCTCCAGCCAGCGCGCGAGATCGCCGTCGTTGGTCAGCAGCAACAGGCCTTCGGATGCCAGGTCCAAGCGGCCGACGGTCATG is a window of Pseudomonadota bacterium DNA encoding:
- a CDS encoding DUF3095 family protein is translated as MKDAWIETIPELGDFGEVADPTQFVPLPDDWHIGVSDVVDSAGAIRDGRYKAVNLAGAATISALSNALDGDLSLFVFGGDGARFAVRADQASAAADALARVAAGVERDVGLRLRVGLEPVTDARTNGTDVRVAFWQASDHVRYAMFTGGGLEWLEARLKKGEVSINHVADGVGEPDLTGLSCQWGPIRSQRGQIVSLIVKPAAAPGDARFRTLTTAVVAILERAGSLNPVPDAGPNVRWPSAAIALQSQVAHNNLPPWRRRVRVVVSAALMWLLFKAGRRVGRFDPNSYRREIAENTDFRKFDDALMMTVDCSDETIAALRHLLDAASADGTVRYGLHTQDQALMTCVVPSAFSADHMHFVDGAGGGYASAARQLRDN
- the rsmD gene encoding 16S rRNA (guanine(966)-N(2))-methyltransferase RsmD; the protein is MRIVAGRHKGRRLAAPEGRDTRPTSDRVREAVFNIIEHGLRWRGMEDARVADIFCGTGALGLEALSRGAAHAVLVDNNAKALDAARRNVEALDETTNVTLLRNDATQPMPRPRDPVDLAFLDPPYRSDDARPALEALRDGGWLANDALVVVEQAEKARFDTPSGFQIIDERRYGDTRVFFLRYRASGTDP
- a CDS encoding pseudouridine synthase, with product MTERIAKRLARVGVASRREAERLIADGRVTVNGDVLTSPALNVGPDDVILLDGESIPAIPAIRVWRLYKPEGVVVTHRDEKNRKTVFDLLPANIGHVMTVGRLDLASEGLLLLTNDGDLARWLELPATGWARRYRVRVFGTPTKAMVAKLAKGMTVEGVTYGPIEAKIDSQQGANAWLTVTLREGKNREIRRVMEALGLKVNRLLRTAYGPFQLGSLPKGGFDEVPAKTLREQLGAQWHDRIDAYRRRAS